The nucleotide window CGGGTTCCACAATCTTTCCCGCCTTTCACGGGCAATCTGCAAGGACGAAGGAGTCGCCAATGAAGAAAATTGCGCTTGTCGCTTTTGATCAATTCACCGACATCGACCTGTTTTTGATGTGGGACATTTTTGGCCGTAATCACCATGATTGGCAAGTTCGGATTCTGGGCAGGCAAAGTGAGCTTCGATCGGCTCACGGCTTGCTCATCAGCACTCACGGTTCACTTGCTGAGGCGAATCAAGCCGATGTTGTATTGTTCTTAAGCGGCAAGGAAGGGGTGCCAGCTGCGGTCTCGGATAACGCCTTCATGGGAGCATTTCAGCTGGACCCAAGCCGCCAGTTGATTGGCTCTATCTGCGCCGGTGCGTTCATTCTCGAGCGATTGGGCTTGTTACCGGAGCGCCGAGCCACAACTCACCCCGACGCGCGCCCGGCATTGCGCGCGGTTGGAGTGGAACCAGATGACAGGCCGTTTATGAGCATTGGCAATGTAGCAACGGCGGGAGGGTGCCTTGCCGCTCTATATCTGGTCGGCTGGATTGTCGAACGTCTGTTCGGCGCGGAAAAAAGCCGAGAAACGCTGCGGCCGGTTCTTCCGGCAGGACAGTATGACGTCTACGAACAACTCATTGCATCGAGCATAAGACAAGGCATCGACCGGGGCAGCGTGGCTGGGCCGTCGACGAAATCTTGACCTATGCGCCGCGAGGGTGATGATGTGCCCACCGTAAGGCTTGGCGTGAGCCGATGCAAATAGTCGGCGATTGGCAAGTCGAAGGTGCCGCGCAGACTGATACCGGAGCTCTTCCGCAAGCACAACAGCTGGCAGCAACGCGCGGTGTCCTCTATATCTGGAGTAGGTCAGTTCGCCCAATCATTCGCTCGTTTGGCCGACATTTCGACGCGTAGCCCTGCGGCTTTCCATTCGGGGAAGCCGGCTTCCAATCTCCGTGCGTTGAAGCCACTCGCCCGCAGAGCAGCAACGGCGTGGGTGGAAAGCACGCAGTATGGCCCTCGACAGTACGCAACGATCTCTTTGGCCGATGGCAACTCCCGGAGGTGCCGTTCCAGGTCCTCGACAGGGATGTTGATAGCACCCGGCAGATGGCCTAGCGCGAATTCATCCTCAGGCCGTACGTCGAGCAGCAGGATGCTGTCGTCCGCCATTCTGCCTAGCAACTCCTTAATGGGGACGCCCTCCAGGCGTTCCGGTCGGTTGATGCTGTCGGACACCAACTCCTGTATCTCTGCATGCTGGTGGGCGGCATAGTCGCGCAACGAGGCGAGCAGGTTGGCGATCGGTCCGGACGCCATCCTGTACAACACCCGCTTGCCATCCCGTCGAGTCTGGACGA belongs to Burkholderia sp. GAS332 and includes:
- a CDS encoding DJ-1/PfpI family protein, yielding MKKIALVAFDQFTDIDLFLMWDIFGRNHHDWQVRILGRQSELRSAHGLLISTHGSLAEANQADVVLFLSGKEGVPAAVSDNAFMGAFQLDPSRQLIGSICAGAFILERLGLLPERRATTHPDARPALRAVGVEPDDRPFMSIGNVATAGGCLAALYLVGWIVERLFGAEKSRETLRPVLPAGQYDVYEQLIASSIRQGIDRGSVAGPSTKS
- a CDS encoding hypothetical protein (manually curated) translates to MCLRKSSGISLRGTFDLPIADYLHRLTPSLTVGTSSPSRRIGQDFVDGPATLPRSMPCLMLDAMSCS
- a CDS encoding Rhodanese-related sulfurtransferase, which gives rise to MNTTIAPHPSQRFDALAEIARTLGHVHRLALLEHVAQGEHSVEQLAELSGLSIANASQHLQLLRRAGFVQTRRDGKRVLYRMASGPIANLLASLRDYAAHQHAEIQELVSDSINRPERLEGVPIKELLGRMADDSILLLDVRPEDEFALGHLPGAINIPVEDLERHLRELPSAKEIVAYCRGPYCVLSTHAVAALRASGFNARRLEAGFPEWKAAGLRVEMSAKRANDWAN